The Daucus carota subsp. sativus chromosome 2, DH1 v3.0, whole genome shotgun sequence genome includes a window with the following:
- the LOC108209357 gene encoding KH domain-containing protein At4g18375: MVEKGKRYHSRSERNYEGDNRNPKRRTHDRDERVSNDELIVYRILCPDRVIGSVIGKSGKVINAIRQDSRAKVKVVDPFPGAKDRVLTIYCYVREKVDVEVDNEFDDTEPLCAAQEALLMVHTVISNAVASLSDPYKKDSDKEECQILVPASQSANIIGKSGSTIKKLRGKTRTNIRVTSKDASDPTHSCAMHFDNFIQITGESEAVKKALFAISAIMYKFGPKEDISLDTTVPDIHPGIIIPSDVPVYPAAGLYPGLDSIVNSRSLPSILSATPVPELSHYADTAQTWPVYSSSVPVVSGYGGASRSEELIIKVLCSSSKIGRVIGKLGASIKSVRQTSGARVDVDDKKTDNNDCTITVTSTEKLDDMKSMAVEAVLLLQEKINDEEDDTISIRLLIPSKVIGCIIGKSGSIINEIRKRTKADVRISKGDKHKRADDSSEVVEVVGEVSSVRDALVQIVLRLRDDVLRDREGNRNPDGAGHGSLYPGSTSLSMPQVLPSIPPVGHAGYEQQRGDGGSGLSMLSSDSFYGYGSLPMGDSGYGSLSSPYSSKLYGSGLPPPTDLEMVVPAHAVGKVMGKGGANIDNIRKLSGADVDISHPKSSRGDRVALISGTPEQKRSAENMIQAFIMST; encoded by the exons ATGGTTGAGAAAGGCAAACGGTATCATTCTCGATCCGAGAGGAATTATGAAGGGGATAATAGAAATCCAAAGAGGCGGACTCATGATAGAGATGAGAGGGTGAGTAATGACGAGCTGATTGTGTATAGGATACTGTGCCCTGACAGGGTGATTGGGAGTGTGATAGGAAAGAGTGGAAAAGTCATAAATGCGATCAGGCAGGATTCGAGGGCCAAAGTTAAAGTGGTTGATCCATTTCCTGGTGCCAAGGATAGAGTATTAACTATTTATTGTTACGTCAGGGAGAAAGTAGATGTGGAAGTTGACAATGAATTTGACGATACGGAGCCTCTCTGTGCTGCTCAGGAAGCTCTCCTAATGGTGCATACTGTGATTTCGAATGCTGTGGCGTCGCTTAGTGACCCTTACAAGAAGGATTCAGATAAGGAGGAGTGCCAGATTCTTGTGCCAGCCAGCCAATCGGCAAATATAATTGGCAAGTCTGGGTCTACTATCAAAAAACTGAGAGGCAAGACAAGGACAAATATTAGGGTCACATCCAAGGATGCAAGTGATCCCACTCATTCTTGTGCCATGCACTTTGACAACTTTATTCAG ATAACTGGTGAATCAGAGGCAGTTAAAAAGGCACTATTTGCAATTTCTGCAATCATGTACAAGTTTGGTCCAAAGGAAGATATTTCTCTCGATACTACTGTACCAGACATCCATCCTGGCATAATTATTCCTTCAGATGTACCTGTGTATCCAGCTGCAGGACTCTATCCCGGTCTAGATTCTATTGTTAATTCAAGATCCCTTCCATCCATTTTAAGTGCCACACCTGTACCAGAACTTTCTCATTATGCTGATACAGCACAGACGTGGCCTGTATATTCATCTTCTGTTCCCGTGGTTTCTGGTTACGGTGGTGCATCCCGTTCAGAGGAATTAATTATTAAAGTTCTGTGTTCCTCTAGTAAGATTGGCCGTGTTATTGGCAAGTTAGGGGCTTCAATTAAAAGCGTGAGGCAGACTAGTGGTGCAAGGGTTGACGTTGATGATAAGAAGACTGATAATAATGACTGTACCATCACTGTCACTTCTACAGAG AAATTGGACGATATGAAATCGATGGCAGTTGAAGCAGTTTTATTGCTACAAGAGAAAATCAATGACGAGGAAGATGATACCATATCTATTAGGCTGCTAATTCCTTCTAAAGTTATTGGTTGTATAATTGGCAAAAGTGGTTCAATTATTAATGAAATCAGGAAGAGAACAAAGGCGGATGTTCGTATCTCCAAAGGAGATAAGCACAAACGCGCAGATGACAGTAGCGAAGTTGTTGAG GTTGTTGGTGAAGTCAGTAGTGTGAGGGATGCGCTTGTCCAGATTGTTCTCAGGCTTCGAGATGATGTCTTGAGAGACAGGGAAGGAAATCGAAATCCAGATGGTGCTGGACATGGTTCTTTATACCCTGGTAGCACAAGTCTTTCGATGCCTCAAGTTTTGCCTAGCATTCCTCCTGTTGGTCATGCAGGTTATGAACAGCAGAGAGGGGATGGTGGGAGTGGCTTAAGCATGCTATCCTCAGATAGCTTTTATGGATATGGATCATTGCCG ATGGGTGACAGTGGCTATGGGTCTTTGTCGTCTCCATATTCATCAAAGCTGTATGGCAGCGG ATTGCCTCCTCCAACAGATCTTGAGATGGTGGTTCCTGCTCATGCAGTGGGCAAAGTGATGGGCAAAGGAGGGGCCAATATTGATAACATCCGAAAG CTTTCAGGAGCAGATGTAGATATCTCCCATCCAAAATCTTCACGAGGCGACCGTGTGGCTCTTATCTCTGGTACACCTGAACAGAAGCGTTCTGCTGAGAACATGATTCAGGCATTTATAATGTCTACTTAA